The Drosophila yakuba strain Tai18E2 chromosome X, Prin_Dyak_Tai18E2_2.1, whole genome shotgun sequence DNA segment TGCCGTTGAGCAGGCGTGCTGCTGTCCTCGCTGGCAGCGTTATAGGGGGAGGGGAGGAGGGGGGGTACACAAACGTTATCGCAAACACAGGGCTCACAATTCTTTCTGCTTACCATTGACCACTTGACCCTGACTCAGGCCCAGTTGACGACTGCGtccaactgttgctgctgctgttgctgtgaccatgcccatgcccactcctgctcctgctcctgctcctgctcctgcacctgcacctgctcctccacctGCTTCTGCTAGCACTCCCAATCCTTTGGTGGCAGTGTTGGCAGTGTGGTTGCTGCCAAAGTTGATTATCCTTCGGGGCAGTTTCGttagctgttgctgctgcaatgccagcaattgctgctgttgctgttgctgctcctgctgctgctgctgctgctgacgtGCAGTGGCTATCTCACTTAGACTGGCTAAGGTCACCGCTGTTTTCAGCACATGCGCAGGCGTGGGCGATGTGGTTGCTGCCGTCGTCAACGTCGGCGTTGGCGTTCGcgttgctgctggtgatgtCGCTGGTGGCATGGAACGCTGTGACATTAAGGCCGTGTGTAGTATTGATGtatattgttgctgctgatgctgttgtggttgctgttgttgttgttgttgttgttgctgttgttgtttttgttgttgttgatgctcAAGTCTTTTGCTCTCTTCtaaactgttgctgctgctgcctgtcCTGCCGCTGGCCATAGTTCctattgctgctgttgctgctgtggcagtgttgctgttgcttctgctgctgctgctgttgctgctttggGAGTAATCCCTGGCAGTGTCGCAGCTGGCCGAGGATCGGGCTATCTGCTCGGCTGCCGCCGTCAAGGTGGCCAACGTGGCCGCCGCTCCGCTCAGCAGTGAAGTCTTCAAAATGGACGTGGATGCCGCGGAGGGTCGGGACGGCACATCCTGCTcttgctccagctccagctcatggtcctgctcctgctcctgttccagctcctgctcctgctctaGCTCCGACTCACCTTCCTCCGGATCGCGCTGGGTACCGATCTCGATCTTGATCTTGGGCAAGTTGCGCAGCaactggtgctgctgctgcctgcttCGACGCcgctcctgttgctgctgctgctgccgctccGGCATCGGATGTGGACCAGGTGGTTGTGGTGCCGACTGATGGTTGGCGGTGGTGGGCAGCAGTCCGTGCTCAAGCATCTGCTACCTTATGCTCGCCGAGTTGAGCACGAAGGGCACATAGAACATCTTGCTCTCGAGCAGCAGACTGGCCGCAGCCTGAATCTGCAAGGGGATCGGGTTAGAGCAGCGATGAGTCACAGGAAAATACAGATTGATGGCTTcgttggaaaaaaaaagagtacTACGTGTGATTAGTGGCCACTTACCTCGGGTATGTGGGAGAGCAGTTCACTGAGCCTCGCCTGCGGATTCTGCGGCGACGAGTTTTGCAGGTAGGATCGCAGCACCTGGACGTACCGCTCCTGGATGCTCTCCAGTTCCACTTCTGCTGGATTTACATAACGAACGAAAAACGGTAACATGAGCACTGTATGAATGGGTGTTTTGCAAATCGAACCACGTACCTTTGTTCAGCAGTATGTAGACCTTTAGGCAGACGTACTCCTCCATCTTGAGCTTGATGCGCCGGAACATGATGGTGATCTGGGTCATCTTGTCCACCATGTGCCCAACGTCCAGCTTCAGCTGCTCCATCGCTATCGGCTGGCCCATTAACGTGGTCAGGCAGGTTTGCAGGGTGCTCAGGTGCGAGTTCACCTCGCTGACAAACTCCGGGTCATCCTTGTGAAGTGGCTGGGCGGGCGAGGGTATCGGCGTGCTCAACGGCGTGCCAGTGGGCGTGTTCAGTGGCGTTGATGCCGGCGAACCATGCCTGCtgccaccacctccaccttcGCCGCGCCGCTTGCCATGCAACGCCTGGTAGGCGGCCGTGGTGAGGATAAGGATCTCGTGCCACTTGTCCGTCAGTAGTTTGGTGTGTATCTCCACGGGGATCTCCAGGTAGAAGGGCAACTTCTTTGTCCACGACACCAGCTTGTGGACTATGGAATCGCCGATGTTGCACAGTTTCTCGCTAATCTCCGACTTGTCCTCGAGGAACTCGCTGAAGTGCGGCAGTGTGGCAATGTCCTCCATCGCATCGCAGTCGATCAGCGTCTGGATCATGCCCAAGGCGTGCTCGTACGAGATCTGTCGGTCCTTGGACGAACTGACCGCCGAGTCGAGGCGGTGGCGCAGATGCACAATCTCGCTGGGATTGGTCAGGGCCGTTTTCAGTATCGTTCCGTTCACCAGGTGCGGCGGCAGTTGGGCTCCACCGCCAGCTcctccgccaccaccaccttgttgctggtggtgatTTTGGTGCTgtccctgctgctgctgctgctgctgttgctgctggtgctgcgagCTAAGCGAGAGATGCGGCGAggcctgctgttgctgctgctgttgctgttgttgctgcgccGGACTGTGCATGGGTGGTGCTTGCAGCAACTCCGGCTTCAAAGCGGGGCCGAGGAACATGGGCTTCATGTCCACCACGCTGCCCATCAGCttggcctgctgctgctgttgctgttggtgctgcgCAGCTGCTGCCACCGCGGCggcaagttgctgctgctgcggcgagAGCAGGTGATGCGGCGACAgctgtgggtggtgctgctgctgcgcgtGGTGCGATTGGTGGccctggtggtggtgatggtggagCGGCGagtgcaactgctgctgctgctgctggtgctggtgctggtgctgttgatgctgctgctgttgctggtgctgctgctgcgccgccgcctgttgctgctgctgctgctgggcggcctgttgctgctgcttctggtTGGTCTTCTTGTGCTTCTTGTACTTCACCTTGTACAAATTGTAGACGGCGCCACTGTTGCGACCGCCTGGCATGCGATCCTCGCGAACGGCTGAAAGGAAAGGGATTCCCGGATTCCCGGATTCCCGGTTAGGCATCCGCGTGGTTTGGCCAGGGGAACAAAGTACTCACCTTGCAGCACCATGCCCTGCTCGATGCACTTCTTAAATCGACAATACTGACAACGGTTGCGCTGTGCTTTGGTTATCTCGCAGGTGCCGTCCGCCACGCAGGTGTAGACTCGTCGGTTCTGCACCGTCCGCTTGAAGAAGCCCTTGCACCTGAACACCAAGGAACACCAAGATTATTAGCCATGCTAACCATGTCCATTAAGGTTAGCGGGTGGTTACTTACCCCTCGCAGGTGATGATGCCGTAGTGCAGGCCGGTGGCCTTGTCCTCGCAGATCATGCACACGAGCGGCTGTTCGTCCTCGTCGGTTGGCTCGTGCGGCGCCTCCAGGTTGCGTCCGCCCATGCCGCCGCCAACGCCACCGAGACCCGTAGAGTTGCTGCTGccccactgctgctgctgggcactGAGATTGAGAGCCTGCAGCTGGCCGGGCGGCAATTGCGAGTAGTCGCCCGCCCACAGACGCTCCATGTTGAGGGCGTGCGGTGTGCGGAAGGGGTGTGGCCGTGATCTCATGTCCTGGATGCGCGTCTGTCCCAGCGAGAGCAGCAGTTGGGCGGCCTCCTCGTTGTTCTGCGGCGCCACCGATGAGGGAGTGAGTGGTCCGCCCACTCCGCCGCCAGACACCGAACCGCcgccggaggaggaggagggcgTCAGTGATCCCGCCGATGGCGAGGAGAGgcagtgctgctgctggcccagcgactgttgctgctgctgcgcttgctgctgttgctgttgctgctgcgactgctgttgctgctgctgctgctgctgttgctgttgcggctggTGGTGGGgcgactgctgttgctgctgcggatgctgGCCGTGGGACTGACCCGCCGAGGGTGGCGGTGGCTCGTAGCCCCAGACCATGGTGCGCACCCCGCAGCTCTCGCCCATTATGACGGTGGGCGTGCCACGGGGCGGCGTCTGGGAGGGCGTCTGCGGCGACAGCTgtgacgatgacgacgaggaggatGGATGCGGCGAGGGGCACTGTACGGAGCCACCACCGTTACCGCCACCCACGCCCACCGGCCGCAGGTTGCCCAGCGGTCCTCCAATCACCTCCGGCTTCACGCCATTGATCCTGGCATTGCTGAAGCACACCATTCGCTGGGCGgccactgctgctgcggcggcggctgctgctccacCCGCGGACTGCATCAGATGCGGCAGACCGGCGGCCACCTGCTGGTGCACTTCGCTCTTCACCCGAAACAGGATGGCCGCATCCCGATTGCTGTTCCTCAGCGCTAGGGAAGCGGGATGCATCAGGGCCAGTgcctgcggctgctgctggtggtgctgctgctgctgctgttgctgatgcagatgctgctgttgttgttgttgctgctgctgctgctgctgctgctgttggtggtgctgcagGAGCGGCGACTGTTGCTGGTGATGCGGCGACAAGTGCCGCTGGCCCACATTCGGTTCCTTCTTCACCCGCACCAGGGAGTGGGGCgagtgttgctgctgctgttgctgctggggaTGCGAtgcctgctgttgctgctgttgctgctgttgctgctggccaagtAAGTGATGCAGGTGGATGGCCTGCTGCTGGGTGAGATGTTGCATGGACTGGCTGAGCAGGTGCTCTGTGGGCGGGCTGCTCTTGCGCAGTGTCAGCGGCTGTGTGAGTTGCTGGTGAAGATGGTGTGTCTGCACGATGTTGGGTCCCAAACTGCCGTGCGACAGCTGAGTGGGTGGACTGGCGGAGACCCGGCTTAGGTGCTGCTGCGAGGAGCTGATGGACTGTTCTcgttcccgctcccgctcccgttCCCGATCTCGGTCTCGGTCCCGCTCGCGTTCCCTCTCTCGATCGCGTTCCCGCTCCCGTTCCCTATCCCTTTGTGTGCTGGATGTGGAGGATGGTGAGGCCGGCGGCGGTGGCTCCGATTTGATGCGCGATGGCGTCACTAGAACCGTCACATGGcccgccgccgctgctgctgctgcagctgccgctgcttTGGTCTCTTGCTCCCGCTGTTGATGGAACGCCAGCATCTTGCTGGATACGTTGAGCAACCGCTCCTCCTTCACGGAGCGTATCACACTCATTCCGGCCTCGCTCAGCTTAGCGCTGCTCCCGCTGGAAATCCCCGTGCCCGCCGAGGCGGAGGACAGCACTCCATTTGTGGGCGTGAGCGTTGGACGACCGGTGGTCGTTGTGGTCGAGGGCTTCTCTTCCAGCGAATCCGGAGAGGCTCGACTGCtaccgccgctgccgctgccattgccattgttttGGTGTTCATTGATGGCCACTCCAGCCGTTGGTCCGCCACTGGTGGCTCCTCCACCCGATGATCCGCTGCCGGCGCCAGCTGGTCCGCCTCCCTCGGGCGTGGCTGGACTGGATCTCGTTGGCTCGGCGGGCGGCGGTGACATCACCGTTGAGGCGGCGGCCGCCGAAATTGCGCTGCTCGACGAATGGATCTCCGTGTGCTCCTGCTTAATGCTGCCACATTTGCCcacacttccgtttccgtgACCATttccactgctgctgctgctggcgggGCAGGTGGCCGTGGAGGAGGCTCCAGCTGTCGGCGAGGCGGAGGAGTTGCTGGAGGATgacgaagaggaggaggaggaggaggacgtgTGCGACAgcgaggaggtggaggatgtGGCTGCCGCTGCCGTCGTGGACGACGTGGAGACGCAGGGTCCTGCTCCCGACGCTGTCACCGCTGTTGTGCCAGCTCCACCCGTTTCGGCCACCGCCGCCACGACCGCTGCCAGCGAGACGGTGACCGCCGATGATGCCGCCGTTAGGGGCAGGGGCAGCGACATGGGCAGTGGCAGCGACATGGGCAGTGGCAGGGTGAGTGGGAGGGGCAGTGATGACCCCGCCGTACCGCTGTCGCAGAGCTTCGGCGACATGGGCGCCAGCAGGTCCGGCGACGAGGTGGACGTGTCCGCTATGGACTCGCCGTCACTGCTGCATCGCGAATCGATTTTGCGCCGTTTGAGTTTGAGGTCTTGAAAAAGGCTCATTTTATCGAGCTCGCTGTACGGGCCACGGCTCAGTGTCATAATTCCTGCTGGGCGAAAGGGTAGGGGAGAAGATACGAAGTTGTTGGTTTAGTTGTTGGCCAATATTTGCAGCAGCATCGTCTGCAGGCTAAGCGTAACTTAGATGTACATATCTTAGGTCTACAAGATCACATTTAATCGATTTCAATATATAGTATACATTACAAAAGAAATCAGCAAACTCCAACTGATACAAACATAAACATTTCGTTTGAATCAAGTTTAAgcagatatatgtatgaataatatttctaGAACAACGGCTTATGTTTGGGAAATTTTCAGACAACGCATGGGTGGTTGGCGTTGACACGCATAAATAAGTTTGCATAAATTGCTTGCGGaagtttcttttctttccgaattttgttattttgttattggCTCGATTCGCTGATGATGAACACAAACAAATAACCAATCATTTGCATTCGCTTCCCCAAGCGAATAACTGGTTAACGCGGCCGAAACAGCGAAGATCTGGCCGAAAAGATATGATATGAGGAATTCGCTTAATTACACGACGAGCTTCATCGATCAGCACTCTTCGATTTGTGTCTGTTCTTTCTGCAAAATCTGCAAAATGGGTCAAAGCTAAGCTCTCCACCTCTTGCCTCTTTGGTGGctccccttttccccttttccctttGGATCAACAGGTTACACATGAGAACACATGTTGCATGTGCATTTGGATCCAGCATTCTTAAATCCTTACCACTTCTtgcgttgaaaagtatgctacaaaatTGTTCAAAATCCTGAATCCATTACGACTGTAAAACGGACAATTTTTACTCAAACGCGATTCGGAAAGCATTTTTAAGCTTCTTTTTCCCCGTcagcaaaaatttgtaaagcagaaaaacaaaatgtttttttttttaatttttgcaacttttgacaatggtaccccttacaaaaaaaaaaaaattaaaattcgaaaaaaaatatttttaacttaaattaaattgtttagaGCTGACAAACACGATTCTAAAAAtgcacaacattttggaataGCTCTTCAATTAGCGAAGCTATGAGCATTCAAGTGCAATgattgtacatacatacatacatatgtatgtattatataCATAGCGTACAACGTACGCTGTGATATCACTACGATTTAATTGCCTATATTTTGTAGGCCAATAGGTAAGCCGATTTACCACAGTGCACCTGGGCACCTGTATGTTTCAACTTTCGATATCTCCTGCGCTCTCTCTCCCTTGCTCCCTCTCGCTTCCTCTCGCTAGCTCCGTCTCTATCGTCACGGCTGCTCCATCGCCCTTTCCGATGTCCGCCCACGAAGCCACAGAGCTCTCGatcattcccattcccacttccactcccactctCATTCCCGTTCGAACTCCCCCTTTCACTATCTATCCCATGGCGATCTCTttacgcacgcacacactcacacatacacgcacTGGCGCTGAGAGATAAACTATGCAGCTTCGGGCGGCAAAAGTTCTCTCGTCGCGCATTCGGCGGCAATCGGCAATCGACAGTCGGCAGTCGGCGGCAGCGACGACAATgtcgtttgtgtgtgtatttttaaaatttgacctATTTTCATTATCAAGCGCAAGATTATTCTAAACAATAAAACCATGCGTGCCTCTCTGGGTCTATATCTTTTCGcccctctgtgtgtgtgtgtgtgtgtgtgtgtgcgtgcgtgcgtgtgtgtgagcgcGTGGAGCAGACTTCTACACGCAAGTGTAGAAGTATACATACTTCAGATATGTCCAGATACAGGGAGGTGTACGTAGGTACCTGTTACCCagaaactgcaactgcattcAAGCAAACTACAAATAGACCTTGCATCTAATCTTAACTCCAATCTTAACTAACTGAATAAGTTGATCATGATTATCAGAACACAATTAGTAACTAAAGTGGGATAAACTATTTCAGAATTTCAGATTGTTAAAGATGCAATGCTTATCTAGAGCACTTAACTTGAACAAGCGCGAGGTTTCGACTAAAACATACCcacatattttataatattcaGTAACATATAGTATATAGAAGCAAATATTGAATCAGGGAGAAAATTGATagctgtgttttttgtttttttttttggattagTATCTTGTTGGGTCGTTAGGCAATCGTGGTGCTTTCAGAAGGGGGAAAGGCGGTGGTCAAAAGGAAAACTTGCAGCCAAGTTTAACTTTTtcagcgtgtgtgtgtgtgtgtgtgtggtttctTTAAGTGTACAAGTGTCTAATGTTAGTGATCTTgatttgggttttttttcgaATATAGTCAGAAATTTACCTATGGATGTCATAATTTCGTTTTTTCTGTTCTTTGCCGATTGTTCAAATTtggataaaaacaaaaaattctcTTGTTTGCCgatcgttgttgttgttttggtttttgattttgttgttcttgtagctgtggattttcttttcttgccgatgttatttttgcatttgcatttgcttttgcatttgcttttgtgtgtgtttgggtttACTTGTGGGGGGGTTATCGTTATTTCATtgaatttggatttggatttgaatttgGATTTTGTacttgtatttgtatttgtaattgTATTTGCTTGGATTTTTGGTATTACTGTGACTCGTTCGGGAAGCATCTAGACTGCGTCCCTCCCCGCCCGCTGCCCCCTGAGCTGCAGAGCagagtggcagtggcagtacGCATTCCAGTGGGTGCTTTTTGTTGGGTGGTTGTGGGTTGGGGGGTTTTGTGGGGGTTTTGttcttgttttattgttttcttgttttcttgGCCAATTGCTGGTTGCTCCAGTTTAGTGCacttctttttgcttttttggggGTGGGGGAGTTGTGGGTTTTCGATGACTGCAATTTTGGTTGGTAAGAGGGGATAGAGAGCGTAAGTAATgcgtgtctctgtgtgtgtgtgggtgtgggaaGGGGTAGGGGGTAGGGCTAAGCCAGGGGGTGGCAGGGGTGGCTGGgcgtggtgggtggtggtgtcTTACGCATTTATGATTAGGCATGATTTACGGGGTGTATAGAGTATATAGATGGATGCAATACTAACGGCAAATGGGCGGCATACGAGACTTTTTCTTATAATAgttattgtaattgttgtaatggttattattattattgttgttgttgttgctgctattgttgttgttgttattgttgttggcaATGGCATTGCTGCttgtgttattattattgttgttgttgttgctgatggtattattgttattgttgcagttgctgttgttgttgtgcgaATTGCACTTGTTGCACTTGCTGGGGCCGCACGTGGCTGCCGATGCagttgctcctcctcctggctctgcagctcctgcagccgctcctgctgctgctcctgcttgaTTGTCCTGTCCAGCGCTATTATCCTGCGCTGTGGGCTCGTCCTTGGGGTGATCCGCGTCGGACGGGGATGCAGTGTCGCCGCTCGCCTTGCTCTTATCGCCGCCATGGTGATGATGGtagtgatggtggtggtggtggtagaTGTGGTGATGGCGATCGTTGTTGCCAAATGGTTCTTGCTCATTGCTATTTCCGCTTTGCAAACCGGAATCGCAGACATCGTTGCTGGTCGCgatgttgttattgttgctattgttgttgttgctgctgttgctgttgttgcggAGATtggtgttgttggtgctgccaTTGTTGGCGTGTGGCAGTTGCAggctgccgttgctgttgctgttgcacttCTTCAGCAGCGTCTTGTTCAGCGGCGTCTTGATAATGGTCAGCTTGTTGGCCACGTCGTTGACTGGCTTGGGCTCCTCCAGCTGGTGATCCAACTGCTCCGGCTGGTCGGGCCGATCCTCCGGCTGCTCGCGTCTACAGCCGTGGTTGCCATTGACCCGCTGCTCCTCGTGGCCGCCATTCTGCTGCACGGCGGCATAGCTGTCCGCTGCAGTTGCCTCCGTGGCCGAGGCCGTGGCCGTGGCTGCCTCTAGATCGGCAGCTGCCGCAACAACACTGCTGGCCTTGGATCCAGGCTCCAGGATCAGCGGCTGCTGGGCATTCATCTGGGCGGGCAGCTCTTCTTCTAGGTGGGCAGGTAGAGACGGACAAGCGAACGATGCTGGGCCATTTTGGCTGGTTGGCGTTGGCAATCACCGAGTAGTTTTAAACACATATCAAACGACACTTAGCGATCACAATAACCATTTGTTTGTcaacttcttcttcttcttttacagcatgttgcatgttgcgtAGTCACTGGGTTCGATTAGAAGTAGAAGCAGTCTGCGTCCATTGCCAAAACTTAAAgcactcgaaaaaaatatgtaaacatAATGAATCGATTGATGTTGCTGCTCCGTTTTTGATCCTCGAAATGAGACTGAGATTGGGATTGAGATTGAGACTGAGATTGGAGCAGAGATTGAAACTGAGACTGAGATTGAGATGAAGATTGAGATGGAGATTGAGACTGAGAAATGAGACTGtgtgtttttctgtttgtgtgtgtgtgcgtgtgtgtgtgcctgtgtttgcgtgtgtgtgtgtgggtggttggttcTGGGTGGTTCTGGTTGTCAGGGGTCTTTACTTGTAGGTCTCTTGGGTCAAAACTAGGGGCACATACCACTCTTGGCTTTCAGATTCTTGCCTATACTTTACATATACTGATGTGTTTTTCTTTATCTTTCGTTACCACTTGAAAACATTGacaaacttgaaaaaaaaggatttgGCGCGTACTGAACCGCTGGCTACCGTCAACCGTTAACCGTTTCGCCCGATATCGCCGCACTTTAGCCACTGGCCactgaaactgaaaaactaaactataGTTCGAGCCAAGTTCCGCGTCTGAGCGACGGCTGCTGCCGTGCcgtgttatttgttttttgttatttgtatttgtagcttcgttttttttttttttttttttttttttacgttttatgttttattttttgttgctgttgctgtttttgtttcagtttcggtttctgtttgcTGGAGATGTTGCTCCGCGGCCAACGTGCGTGCATGCGAACGaaataaagtgaaatgaaaGGAGTAAGCGAGCGAAAGAAAGCAGCAGCCAcgaaatgctgctgctgcctctgccgctgccggcgtcgcagtCGGCGCAAGCGTCGACTCCCCCTCCGCCCCACTAGCTCCACTTCCACTACTCGCTCGCACTCTCTCTccctcgctctctctctctccctccatctctctctctacCTCTCTCCGTCTATCGCGATCGAGCATTAGAAGCGTCGACGTCGGCAgcaaacgaaaatgaaaaccaatagacaaaacgaacaaaaaacaCTGAAAGCACACTCACTCTCTCACAGACacacgcagacacacacacgaacacacacgaagatacacagacacacgctCAGCAGGCAGCGGCGACGTCATAGTTATGCTTTGGCAGCGACGCAGACGCCAGCAGAGGCACTAGGCTCATTTTTGTCcacctctctctctctcactctaTCCCTCTCTCTATTGCACGCTGGCAGTCTCCCCTTTCCACCTACACCTCCACCCACCTCCACCCACctccaccacccacacacacacgcaataGGGTtcattgcaattgcaactgcaactgcaactgcattcTAGCTGCCACTAAAAACTTCACTCTCTCCCATCGCTTGTGTGTGCCCTTCTAGCGCCATCTCTCTTGCTCCCTTATCTAAGCACTGCATTCAAATTAGAATTGACTCGCAACAGCagcgcaacagcaacagcagcagcacatcagcagcagcacaagtTGCATTAAGTGTGTGCtgccagtgtgtgtgggtgtacttggtgttgctgttgctgttggtgtggACGTTGACCGGCGAGCTTAGGGGCGGCTTTCCAGGGGGTGGGGCACTCTGGAGGCAGAGGGGGGGGCACTGCCATTAGGGAGGAGCTTTCCTAGCTGCCCCGAAAAGCTCCAACTCTCATGCTAACTCGCCTTCttctccaccaccaccacccttCTCCTTGCTGCCTGCCGAGCGAAACTGTGCCAATGCACTTTCCACCGGGCGCGGAGGAGGGGAGCGGAGGGGGAGAGGAAGAGAGAGTAGATTGGAGGGGGGCGGTTTGGGGCACGAGTTCAGAGAGGGGTGCTCAGCAAAAGCTTTTCCTGCCGCCACAAGAGAGCGAGCTGCCGTGTGGCAGTTGCAGCACAGATTGTTGCTTCCTGCTTTCTGAGGCTTTCTGCTtccaaaccccaaaccccaaaacCCCAACCCCCACCTCCCATCCCCAATTCCCCGCATTGCCACTGTGGCAATGGAGTTCTGCGATCGGCGCGGGGTGGGGGGCTGTGGCCGTCTGTGGAAAGGTAAAAGTTAATTCGAACTAGAGCAACGGCAATAGCAACCCAACAATGGACAATGACAAGCGATTGCGCAACGTCGCGAGCGAACAGCGCAGCGGAGCTGAGGAAAAGCAaagcaacaatagcaacaacagcaacaacagcaacaacagcagcaacagcagcaacatgagtAACAGTAACAGCGGCAGCAATGGGGATCAATTGGCGCGGAAAACGAGGCAAACGGACAAGCAAGACGAGGAGGCTTGGATGGACAAAGGACTAGTGAGCCAGTGGACAAGTTCATCATCggcggacaaacggacaagtTCATCGGTAAACGGACAtgcggacaaacggacaatGGCAAAATTCGCGGGGCAGACAGCTTAACTGCGAGCAGTAGAAGCAATGTCATGAATTTCgacatggccaaaagcaatGTGGCTCATGTCTCGCATTACTTATTTATTCGCTATTCACTGTCCCCTGTCGAATGTCTGATGTCCACTATTCACTATTCACTATTCACTCTTTACTCCGCGTGCCTTTAGCAGTGCACCCACACCAGCATTCGGCATTTCTCTAATGCCCTTTCCATACGTTCGTTGACCATTGTCTGAAAGCACTTTCGATTTCAACTGCTgccagccgcagcagcagcaacactaacagcaaaagcaaaagcaaaagcaacaacgtGCAATAATTGTTTGGCGCACATTTCATTTCCTTATTGCTCACTGACATTTCGCTTCGCACTCACACAACGCAAA contains these protein-coding regions:
- the LOC120320969 gene encoding uncharacterized protein DDB_G0287625-like: MNAQQPLILEPGSKASSVVAAAADLEAATATASATEATAADSYAAVQQNGGHEEQRVNGNHGCRREQPEDRPDQPEQLDHQLEEPKPVNDVANKLTIIKTPLNKTLLKKCNSNSNGSLQLPHANNGSTNNTNLRNNSNSSNNNNSNNNNIATSNDVCDSGLQSGNSNEQEPFGNNDRHHHIYHHHHHHYHHHHGGDKSKASGDTASPSDADHPKDEPTAQDNSAGQDNQAGAAAGAAAGAAEPGGGATASAATCGPSKCNKCNSHNNNSNCNNNNNTISNNNNNNNNTSSNAIANNNNNNNNSSNNNNNNNNNHYNNYNNYYKKKSRMPPICR